In Dermatophagoides farinae isolate YC_2012a chromosome 9, ASM2471394v1, whole genome shotgun sequence, a genomic segment contains:
- the LOC124497432 gene encoding protein white, which translates to MSSSDSTVAAATAAAGPNDVPSSSSLSTPSFTPASITWHNVNVWARPSVSILDTITFKSQPHGSQIIKNVSGKVKAGSTLAIMGASGAGKTTLLNVLNCRNLSNFHVDGVIRINDRLADIDMITSMSAYVQQEDMFLPTLTVREHLIFQAMVRIPSTVSESAKIARVDQVMRELGLDKCADTRVGGSRYFKGISGGELKRLSFAAEVLTNPSIMFCDEPTSGLDSFMAANLVSIINKMARSGRTIICTIHQPSSETFEMFQNLLLLADGRVAYFGEIKSALEHFATIGLQCPENYNPADFFVHELAVVPGKEMECRKKINRICDYFEREKQNLDSLQASFHSSSFSTTIRSKRNRPSRYKTNRWQQYVALAWRSHLTVIREPALTYVRLTQALMNSIVLGLIFYSQNYDQRGVWNMNGALFLLIVNMTTQNSFAVINVFCSELPIFIREHNNGMYTVDAYFVCKNLAEIPIFVCIPIIFVTIYYYTLNLYPAFDAYLYCMLIAIIISACGVSFGYLISCLCRNTDVALSFGPPFIMPFQLLGGYFLNTHSIPPYLRWTKWISWFYYGFDALAVNQWRNVAILDCTDTPSPSTSPMTHAAATTTTTIMTMATALSQSSSSNYSFGNDNIGIEEQQQQQQQQSSGQMCFKNGQDVLQFLSLGIQPEWLDFFGILSLMILLRFFAYLTLLFIARKR; encoded by the exons atgtcatcatcagattCTACAGtggcagcagcaacagcagcagcaggtCCTAATGAtgtaccatcatcatcatcattgtcaacaCCATCGTTTACACCAGCTTCAATTACATGGCATAATGTTAATGTTTGGGCTCGACCATCGGTAAGCATATTGGATACGATTACATTTAAATCACAACCACATGGTTCACAGATTATTAAAAATG TTTCTGGAAAAGTTAAAGCCGGATCAACATTGGCCATCATGGGTGCaag tGGAGCCGGAAAAACAACCTTATTGAATGTATTGAATTGTCGTAATCTTTCGAATTTTCATGTAGATGGTGTTATACGTATCAATGATCGTTTAGCCGATATCGATATGATTACATCAATGTCAGCATATGTACAACAGGAAGATATGTTTCTACCAACATTGACGGTACGTGAACATCTTATATTTCAAGCAATGGTACGAATACCGTCCACTGTATCGGAATCGGCAAAAATTGCTCGCGTCGATCAAGTAATGCGTGAATTAGGTCTGGATAAATGTGCCGATACACGTGTTGGTGGTAGTCGTTACTTTAAAGGCATTTCTGGTGGTGAATTGAAACGTCTTTCATTCGCCGCTGAAGTATTGACAAATCCATCGATTATGTTTTGTGATGAACCAACTTCTGGTCTTGATTCATTTATGGCTGCTAATCTGGTATCGATCATTAATAAAATGGCACGTTCAGGACGAACAATCATTTGTACTATTCATCAACCATCATCggaaacatttgaaatgtttcAGAATCTACTTCTATTGGCTGATGGACGTGTAGCATATTTTGGTGAAATAAAATCTGCATTAGAACATTTTGCCACTATTGGTCTTCAATGTCCAGAAAATTATAATCCAGCagattttttcgttcatgAATTAGCCGTTGTACCCGGTAAAGAGATGGAATGTCGTAAGAAAATTAATCGTATATGTGATTATTTTGAacgtgaaaaacaaaatctagATTCATTACAAGCATCATTTCATAGTAGTAGTTTTTCAACTACAATACGTAGTAAACGTAATCGTCCATCAAGATATAAAACAAATCGTTGGCAACAATATGTTGCATTAGCATGGCGTTCACATTTGACTGTTATCCGTGAGCCAGCACTTACCTATGTACGATTAACACAAGCATTG ATGAATTCGATCGTATTGGGATTAATATTTTATTCACAAAATTATGATCAACGTGGTGTTTGGAATATGAATGGTGCATTATTCCTGTTGATTGTCAATATGACCACACAGAATTCATTTGCTGTTATCAATGTATTCTGTTCAGAATTGCCAATATTCATTCGTGAACATAATAATGGAATGTATACAGTTGATGCATATTTTGTATGCAAAAATTTAGCCGAAATTCCCATTTTCGTCTGTATACCGATCATATTCGttacaatttattattatacattgAATCTATATCCAGCATTTGATGCATATCTTTATTGTATGTTAATTGCCATAATCATTTCGGCATGTGGTGTTTCATTTGGTTATCTTATCTCATGTCTTTGTCGTAATACCGATGTTGCATTATCGTTTGGTCCACCATTCATTATGCCATTTCAATTGTTGGGTGGTTATTTTCTCAACACTCA ttCAATACCACCATATTTACGTTGGACCAAATGGATATCTTGGTTTTATTATGGATTCGATGCATTGGCTGTTAATCAATGGCGTAATGTGGCCATTTTGGATTGTACGGatacaccatcaccatcgacATCACCAATGACCCATGCCGCCGCTACAACCACTACCACGATTATGACTATGGCCACAGCtttatcacaatcatcatcatcaaattattcatttggaaATGATAATATCGGCATagaagaacaacaacaacaacaacaacaacaaagttcAGGACAAATGTGTTTCAAAAATGGTCAAGATGTATTACAATTTCTATCACTTGGTATACAACCAGAATGGTTGGatttttttggcattttATCGCTCATGATTTTGTTGCGTTTTTTTGCCTATCTGACCCTATTATTTATTGCACGAAAACGTTAA